From Variovorax sp. PMC12, the proteins below share one genomic window:
- a CDS encoding Crp/Fnr family transcriptional regulator produces the protein MSTNKQPLQHASLTIPQLLQGSAWFPLLDVAAGERVLDEMREVEVAPGAALCRRGDTPAHWYGTLEGLLKWSITSSDGRSVTLGGLSVGSWFGEGTLLRALPRSADIIALRPSRVAQLPLETFEWLHRTQRGFDHFLLQQINERLHWFMGSYAAHRLLDADSQVARALAGLFHPWLHPGSEPHLQTSQEEIANLSGVSRQRCNAALNRLKEAGFLRIEYGGITVIDLEGLRRFISE, from the coding sequence ATGTCCACGAACAAGCAACCGCTTCAGCACGCGTCGCTGACCATCCCGCAACTGCTGCAGGGCTCGGCGTGGTTTCCGCTGCTCGACGTGGCCGCCGGAGAGCGCGTGCTCGACGAGATGCGCGAGGTCGAGGTGGCGCCCGGTGCCGCGCTCTGCCGGCGCGGCGACACGCCGGCGCACTGGTACGGCACGCTCGAAGGGCTGCTCAAGTGGTCGATCACCTCGAGCGACGGGCGCTCGGTGACGCTGGGCGGACTGTCGGTGGGCAGCTGGTTCGGCGAAGGCACGCTGCTGCGCGCGCTGCCGCGTTCGGCCGACATCATCGCGCTGCGGCCCAGCCGCGTGGCGCAGCTGCCGCTGGAGACCTTCGAGTGGCTGCACCGCACGCAGCGCGGCTTCGACCACTTCCTGCTGCAGCAGATCAACGAGCGGCTGCACTGGTTCATGGGCAGCTATGCGGCGCACCGCCTGCTCGATGCCGACAGCCAGGTGGCGCGCGCGCTGGCCGGGCTGTTCCATCCGTGGCTGCATCCGGGCAGCGAGCCGCACCTGCAGACCTCGCAGGAGGAGATCGCGAACCTGTCGGGCGTGTCGCGCCAGCGCTGCAACGCGGCGCTGAACCGGCTGAAGGAAGCGGGCTTTCTTCGCATCGAGTACGGCGGGATCACCGTGATCGACCTCGAAGGGCTGCGCCGCTTCATCAGCGAGTGA
- a CDS encoding DUF1090 domain-containing protein → MKFLPLVLVAAAALATSGMTMAQPGPSATCAAKRDAISRDIDAAKADGQTQRVRGLERALAEVRRNCSDAGLAADHQQRVRSQERKVAQRERELREARRKGDADKVARREDKLREAQAELQRIKDLP, encoded by the coding sequence ATGAAATTCCTGCCTCTCGTTCTCGTGGCCGCCGCCGCACTGGCGACATCGGGCATGACGATGGCGCAACCGGGGCCCAGCGCCACCTGCGCGGCCAAGCGCGACGCCATCTCGCGCGACATCGACGCGGCCAAGGCCGACGGCCAGACCCAGCGCGTTCGCGGCCTGGAACGCGCGCTGGCCGAAGTGCGCCGCAACTGCAGCGACGCCGGGCTGGCCGCCGATCACCAGCAACGCGTGCGCAGCCAGGAGCGCAAGGTGGCGCAGCGCGAGCGCGAACTGCGGGAAGCCCGGCGCAAGGGCGACGCCGACAAGGTTGCGCGGCGCGAAGACAAGCTGCGCGAAGCGCAGGCCGAGCTGCAGCGCATCAAGGACTTGCCCTGA
- a CDS encoding 3-keto-5-aminohexanoate cleavage protein — translation MSKRKVIVTIAPTGGMAHKSQNPNLPTQPAEIAADVLRCWNAGASVVAIHARRPDDGATCNADVYRDINSRIRAGGSDIVINNSTGGGVHGDMVKPLAGDRWEIAWEERIKGMDAGAEMCTLDATTLNLSFEGKQILMDTPITRGRELAAGMKARGIKPEWEVFSPTHILQDTTTLIQEGHDDEPYFINLVMNVHRNFQNAMPYSPRFLQMMVDTLPKGSIFCVSGIGPSQLEANVAALLLGGHARVGLEDNLYFRQGELATNVQLTERIVRVIRELDMEVATPAEARQMMGLPRTGTPRPEFALG, via the coding sequence ATGTCGAAGCGCAAAGTGATCGTGACCATCGCCCCCACCGGCGGCATGGCGCACAAGTCGCAGAACCCCAACCTGCCCACGCAGCCCGCCGAGATCGCGGCCGACGTGCTGCGCTGCTGGAACGCCGGCGCCAGCGTGGTGGCCATCCACGCCCGCCGCCCCGACGACGGCGCCACCTGCAATGCCGACGTGTACCGCGACATCAACAGCCGCATCCGCGCGGGCGGCAGCGACATCGTCATCAACAACTCCACCGGCGGCGGCGTGCACGGCGACATGGTGAAGCCGCTGGCGGGCGACCGCTGGGAGATTGCCTGGGAAGAACGCATCAAGGGCATGGATGCCGGCGCCGAGATGTGCACGCTCGACGCGACCACGCTCAACCTGAGCTTCGAGGGCAAGCAGATCCTGATGGACACGCCCATCACCCGCGGCCGCGAGCTGGCCGCCGGCATGAAGGCGCGCGGCATCAAGCCCGAGTGGGAGGTGTTCAGCCCCACGCACATCCTGCAGGACACGACCACGCTGATCCAGGAAGGCCACGACGACGAGCCCTACTTCATCAACCTGGTGATGAACGTGCACCGCAACTTCCAGAATGCGATGCCGTATTCGCCGCGCTTCCTGCAGATGATGGTCGACACCCTGCCCAAGGGCAGCATCTTCTGCGTGAGCGGCATCGGCCCCTCGCAGCTCGAGGCCAACGTGGCGGCGCTGCTGCTGGGCGGGCATGCGCGCGTGGGGCTGGAAGACAACCTCTACTTCCGCCAGGGCGAGCTGGCCACCAACGTGCAGCTCACCGAGCGCATCGTGCGGGTGATCCGCGAGCTCGACATGGAAGTGGCAACCCCTGCGGAGGCGCGCCAGATGATGGGCCTGCCGCGCACGGGCACGCCGCGGCCCGAGTTCGCATTGGGCTGA
- a CDS encoding ABC transporter substrate-binding protein, with amino-acid sequence MNTSRTALALALGTAFAAGASAQVSDDVIRIGFISDMSGIYRDYDGPAGAEAIRMAIADMGGAIGGKKIELVTADHQNKPDIAAAKAREWFDVQKVDMLIGGVNSGAAIAMAGVAADKKKPYFVVGSGASSLTNEYCSPYTVHYAYDTVAMARGTASAVVKAGGKSWYFVAADYAFGAALQNDATKTVLASGGTVAGSVKHPLGASDFSSFMLQAQNSKAQVLALANAGGDTVNAIKSAAEFGLGKNMKLAGMIITINDVHALGLKASQGMYLTDSWYWNQSPESREWSRRFFDKHKRMPSSFHAGDYSAALQYLQAVKAAGSDDADKVMAQLRKTKFNDMFVKGGWLRDDGLMVHDMHLMQVKTPAESKEPWDYYKVVEPIRGEAAWTTKAESRCTRWKST; translated from the coding sequence ATGAACACTTCCCGCACCGCACTGGCCCTGGCGCTCGGCACGGCATTCGCCGCAGGCGCCTCGGCACAGGTGTCAGACGACGTGATCCGCATCGGCTTCATCAGCGACATGTCGGGCATCTACCGCGACTACGACGGCCCGGCCGGCGCCGAGGCCATCCGCATGGCCATCGCGGACATGGGCGGCGCCATCGGCGGCAAGAAGATCGAGCTGGTCACGGCCGACCACCAGAACAAGCCCGACATCGCCGCCGCCAAGGCGCGCGAATGGTTCGACGTGCAGAAGGTCGACATGCTGATCGGCGGCGTCAACTCGGGCGCGGCCATTGCCATGGCCGGCGTGGCCGCGGACAAGAAGAAGCCGTACTTCGTGGTGGGCTCGGGCGCGTCGAGCCTCACCAACGAGTACTGCTCGCCCTACACGGTGCACTACGCCTACGACACGGTGGCCATGGCGCGCGGCACCGCGAGCGCGGTGGTCAAGGCCGGCGGCAAGAGCTGGTACTTCGTGGCGGCCGACTACGCCTTCGGCGCGGCGCTGCAGAACGACGCGACCAAGACCGTGCTGGCCAGCGGCGGCACGGTGGCGGGCTCGGTCAAGCACCCGCTGGGCGCGAGCGATTTCTCGTCCTTCATGCTGCAGGCGCAGAACTCGAAGGCGCAGGTGCTGGCCCTGGCCAACGCGGGCGGCGACACGGTGAACGCCATCAAGTCGGCGGCGGAGTTCGGCCTCGGCAAGAACATGAAGCTGGCGGGCATGATCATCACCATCAACGACGTGCATGCGCTGGGCTTGAAGGCTTCGCAGGGCATGTACCTCACCGACAGCTGGTACTGGAACCAGAGCCCCGAGTCGCGCGAGTGGTCGCGCCGCTTCTTCGACAAGCACAAGCGCATGCCCTCCTCCTTCCATGCCGGCGACTACTCGGCCGCGCTGCAGTACCTGCAGGCGGTGAAGGCCGCGGGCAGCGACGATGCCGACAAGGTGATGGCGCAACTGCGCAAGACGAAGTTCAACGACATGTTCGTCAAGGGCGGCTGGCTGCGAGACGACGGGCTGATGGTGCACGACATGCACCTGATGCAGGTGAAGACCCCGGCCGAGTCGAAGGAGCCGTGGGACTATTACAAGGTGGTCGAGCCGATCCGCGGCGAGGCCGCATGGACGACCAAGGCGGAGAGCCGCTGCACGCGGTGGAAATCGACATGA
- a CDS encoding 3-hydroxyacyl-CoA dehydrogenase NAD-binding domain-containing protein produces the protein MSTSLDVKRVAVVGTGVIGASWAAYFLAHGLDVNATDPSPGAEERLRAAVAQHWPTLERFGLAPGASVDRLRFHDSLEDAVSVADFVQENGPERMDFKIDLFRRMDAAAPPETILASSSSGLAISGVQSGCAHPQRVVLGHPFNPPHLIPLVEVIGGAQTSAEVIERTMAFYAAIGKRPIHVKREVKGHIANRLQAALWREAFHLVDEGVASVADIDTAIAHGPGLRWAVMGPFMNLHLSGGAGGIEHVLAHLGGPIEDWWKDLGEPSMTAQLKQKVKEGADEALGQRRTADLEAVRDNLLLDLIRAKADSGKLE, from the coding sequence ATGAGCACATCCCTGGACGTGAAGCGCGTGGCGGTGGTCGGCACCGGCGTGATCGGTGCGAGCTGGGCCGCGTACTTTCTGGCGCACGGGCTCGACGTGAACGCGACCGATCCGTCGCCCGGCGCCGAGGAGCGGCTGCGCGCGGCGGTGGCGCAGCACTGGCCCACGCTGGAGCGCTTCGGCCTGGCGCCGGGCGCGTCGGTCGACCGGCTGCGCTTTCACGACAGCCTGGAAGACGCCGTGTCGGTGGCCGACTTCGTGCAGGAGAACGGTCCCGAGCGCATGGATTTCAAGATCGACCTGTTCCGACGCATGGACGCCGCGGCGCCGCCGGAGACCATCCTCGCATCGAGTTCGTCGGGCCTGGCGATCAGCGGCGTGCAGTCGGGTTGCGCGCATCCGCAGCGCGTGGTGCTGGGGCATCCGTTCAACCCGCCGCACCTGATTCCGCTGGTGGAGGTGATCGGCGGCGCGCAGACGTCGGCCGAGGTCATCGAGCGCACGATGGCGTTCTATGCGGCCATCGGCAAGCGGCCGATCCATGTGAAGCGCGAGGTCAAGGGCCACATCGCGAACCGGCTGCAGGCTGCGCTGTGGCGCGAAGCTTTTCATCTGGTCGATGAGGGTGTGGCGAGCGTGGCCGACATCGACACGGCCATTGCGCACGGCCCCGGCCTGCGCTGGGCGGTGATGGGTCCGTTCATGAATCTGCATCTGTCGGGTGGCGCGGGCGGCATCGAGCATGTGCTGGCGCATCTGGGCGGACCGATCGAGGACTGGTGGAAGGACCTGGGCGAGCCGTCGATGACGGCGCAGCTGAAGCAGAAGGTGAAGGAAGGTGCGGACGAGGCGCTGGGGCAACGCCGCACGGCGGACCTTGAAGCGGTGCGCGACAACCTGCTGTTAGACCTGATTCGCGCGAAGGCTGATAGCGGCAAGCTTGAATAG
- a CDS encoding feruloyl-CoA synthase translates to MTDFLNDENLIAPPRTVRIDFDDGSFALRSPVALRPYARCIGEWIERWARETPDALALAEREEAGEGWRKLDYRALRQAVGAVAQALLDMKLPANQPVVILSDNAIDHAVLMLAAMHVGRTACSLSSAYSRMAKDPSRLHGMLQALKPALIYASDARVYGGSLAGCGVEAATVFSRNAGAHPGAIAFEQLLAAQETPAVMQAFANVLPDTHAKYLLTSGSTGKPKVVINTQRMLCANQQMMAQTWRFLAQEAPVLVDWLPWSHTFGGNHNLHMVLCHGGALYIDEGRPAPGLIEKTVRNLREVKPTLLFNVPRGFDMLLPFLEADDALAAEVFSRLRLAFYAAAALAPSTWQRLEAVARRVRPTRPLWLTTSWGATETSPAITSAHWKLDGAGCIGAPLPGLELKFVPNGEKLEMRVKGVSVFPGYRDAPRETADAFDAEGYYRIGDAGYLANPAQPAQGVIFNGRVAEDFKLSSGTWVSVGTLRVKLVSMLAPHAQDVVLTGHDRDEIGMLVFTSPQGAALPPEAMDERIASVLRSLRDEGAGSSQCPACALVLAEPPSLDAGEITDKGYINQRAVLTRRAAEVERLHARGPAGDARVVRLDF, encoded by the coding sequence ATGACCGATTTCCTGAACGACGAAAACCTGATCGCCCCACCCCGCACGGTACGCATCGACTTCGACGACGGCTCGTTCGCGTTGCGCTCGCCGGTGGCGCTGAGGCCGTATGCGCGCTGCATCGGCGAATGGATCGAACGCTGGGCGCGCGAGACACCCGACGCGCTGGCCCTCGCCGAGCGCGAGGAGGCCGGCGAAGGCTGGCGCAAGCTCGACTACCGTGCATTGCGACAGGCAGTCGGCGCGGTCGCGCAGGCGCTGCTCGACATGAAGCTGCCGGCGAACCAGCCGGTCGTGATCCTCTCGGACAACGCCATCGACCACGCGGTGCTGATGCTCGCGGCCATGCACGTGGGCCGTACCGCGTGCTCGCTTTCCAGCGCCTACTCGCGCATGGCCAAAGACCCGTCGCGGCTGCACGGCATGCTGCAGGCGCTGAAGCCGGCACTCATCTATGCATCGGACGCCAGGGTCTACGGCGGCTCGCTCGCGGGCTGCGGCGTGGAGGCGGCCACGGTGTTCAGCCGCAATGCCGGTGCGCATCCGGGTGCCATCGCGTTCGAGCAGTTGCTCGCGGCGCAAGAAACGCCCGCCGTCATGCAGGCCTTTGCCAACGTGCTGCCCGACACGCATGCCAAGTACCTGCTGACCTCCGGCTCCACCGGCAAGCCCAAGGTGGTCATCAACACGCAACGCATGCTGTGCGCCAACCAGCAGATGATGGCGCAGACATGGCGCTTCCTCGCGCAGGAGGCGCCGGTGCTGGTCGACTGGCTGCCCTGGAGCCACACCTTCGGCGGCAACCACAACCTGCACATGGTGCTGTGCCACGGCGGCGCGCTCTACATCGACGAAGGCCGGCCCGCGCCGGGCCTGATCGAGAAGACGGTGCGCAACCTGCGCGAGGTGAAGCCCACGCTGCTGTTCAACGTGCCGCGCGGCTTCGACATGCTGCTGCCTTTTCTCGAAGCCGACGACGCGCTGGCCGCCGAGGTGTTCTCGCGGCTGCGGCTCGCGTTCTACGCGGCGGCGGCGCTCGCGCCCTCCACATGGCAGCGGCTCGAAGCCGTGGCGAGGCGCGTGCGGCCCACGCGGCCGCTGTGGCTCACCACTTCCTGGGGCGCGACGGAGACTTCGCCCGCCATCACCTCCGCGCACTGGAAGCTCGACGGCGCCGGCTGCATCGGCGCGCCGCTGCCGGGGCTGGAGCTGAAGTTCGTGCCCAACGGCGAGAAGCTGGAGATGCGCGTCAAGGGCGTCTCGGTGTTCCCCGGCTATCGCGACGCGCCGCGCGAAACCGCCGATGCCTTCGACGCAGAAGGCTACTACCGCATCGGCGATGCCGGCTATCTCGCGAACCCGGCGCAGCCCGCGCAGGGCGTGATCTTCAACGGCCGCGTGGCGGAAGACTTCAAACTCTCCAGCGGCACCTGGGTGTCGGTGGGCACGCTGCGCGTGAAGCTGGTGTCGATGCTCGCGCCGCATGCGCAGGACGTGGTGCTCACCGGCCACGACCGCGACGAGATCGGCATGCTGGTGTTCACGAGCCCGCAAGGCGCCGCGTTGCCGCCGGAAGCCATGGACGAGCGCATCGCCAGCGTGCTGCGTTCGCTGCGCGACGAAGGCGCGGGCTCCTCGCAGTGCCCGGCCTGCGCGCTGGTGCTGGCCGAGCCGCCGAGCCTCGATGCGGGCGAGATCACCGACAAGGGCTACATCAACCAGCGCGCGGTGCTGACGCGGCGCGCGGCCGAGGTGGAAAGGCTGCACGCTCGCGGACCCGCGGGCGATGCGCGCGTGGTACGGCTCGACTTCTGA
- a CDS encoding PaaX family transcriptional regulator: MDKVCNVPVAIPSAPELILDLLVADGGTLSSQALCRAGELMGIGESTLRVGLTRLAAEGKIARGERGSYALNRDGPALSRAVDDWRHKQAQTVAWRGDWLAVHDAGVPRADKTAWRHHALALSLRGFAALRPGLHIRPDNLAGGLEGERVQLAALGLSPSALVFRLADLDDAAQAAARKLWNVRALAADCRRLQAGLERSEKRLRTQRLEVAMRESLLLGRAVIAHLIRDPLLPAELMSPAPRAELLAATRRYQDKALVLWRKWLALP, encoded by the coding sequence ATGGACAAAGTATGTAATGTGCCGGTGGCCATCCCCAGCGCCCCGGAGCTGATCCTCGACCTGCTGGTGGCCGACGGCGGCACGCTGAGTTCGCAGGCGCTGTGCCGCGCGGGCGAGCTCATGGGCATCGGGGAGTCGACGCTGCGCGTGGGCCTGACGCGGCTCGCGGCCGAGGGCAAGATCGCGCGCGGCGAGCGAGGCAGCTACGCGCTCAACCGCGATGGCCCGGCGCTGTCGCGCGCGGTCGACGACTGGCGTCACAAGCAGGCGCAGACCGTCGCATGGCGCGGCGACTGGCTCGCCGTGCACGACGCCGGCGTGCCGCGCGCCGACAAGACGGCCTGGCGCCACCACGCCCTGGCGCTCTCGCTGCGCGGCTTTGCGGCGCTGCGGCCGGGGCTGCACATCCGGCCCGACAACCTCGCGGGCGGGCTGGAGGGCGAGCGCGTGCAGCTTGCAGCCCTGGGGCTGTCGCCGAGCGCGCTGGTGTTCCGGCTGGCCGACCTGGACGATGCCGCGCAGGCCGCCGCGCGCAAGCTGTGGAACGTGCGCGCTCTTGCGGCCGATTGCCGCCGCCTGCAGGCGGGCCTGGAGCGCAGCGAGAAACGGTTGCGCACCCAGCGGCTCGAAGTGGCCATGCGCGAGTCGCTGCTGCTGGGGCGCGCCGTGATCGCGCACCTCATCCGCGATCCGCTGCTGCCGGCCGAACTCATGTCGCCCGCGCCGCGCGCCGAGCTGCTCGCCGCCACCCGCCGCTACCAGGACAAGGCGCTGGTCTTGTGGCGCAAGTGGTTGGCGCTGCCGTAG
- a CDS encoding crotonase/enoyl-CoA hydratase family protein, which yields MAMQYVTYDVERTVCTITLNRPEKRNAVDGVVAAGLRQAFERFEADDALRVAVLAGAGGNFCAGADLSAVGDPARRNELDPEGGGSGPMGPTRMALSKPLIAAVNGYAVAGGLELALLADLRVADDDAVFGVFCRRWGVPLIDGGTVRLPRIVGMGRALDMILSGRPVGAAEALAMGLVNRVTPPGGALAAAQELAHQLAAFPQQCMLADRRSAYGQWDMPLAEALRREGAQGVPMVFAEGETGAARFAGGAGRHGEFGR from the coding sequence ATGGCCATGCAGTACGTGACGTACGACGTGGAGCGCACGGTCTGCACCATCACGCTGAACCGTCCGGAAAAGCGCAATGCGGTCGACGGCGTCGTGGCCGCCGGACTGCGCCAGGCCTTCGAGCGTTTCGAGGCCGACGACGCGCTTCGCGTTGCGGTGCTGGCCGGCGCGGGCGGCAACTTCTGCGCGGGCGCCGACCTCTCGGCCGTGGGCGACCCGGCCCGGCGCAACGAGCTCGACCCCGAAGGCGGCGGCAGCGGGCCGATGGGGCCGACGCGCATGGCGCTGTCGAAGCCGCTCATCGCGGCGGTGAACGGCTATGCGGTGGCGGGCGGCCTCGAACTCGCGCTGCTGGCCGACCTGCGCGTGGCCGACGACGACGCGGTGTTCGGCGTGTTCTGCCGCCGCTGGGGCGTGCCGCTGATCGACGGCGGCACGGTACGGCTGCCGCGCATCGTGGGCATGGGGCGCGCGCTCGACATGATTCTCTCGGGCCGTCCGGTAGGCGCGGCCGAGGCGCTGGCGATGGGCCTGGTCAACCGGGTGACGCCGCCCGGCGGCGCGCTGGCCGCCGCGCAGGAACTGGCCCACCAGCTTGCCGCCTTCCCGCAGCAATGCATGCTGGCCGACCGCCGCTCCGCCTACGGGCAGTGGGACATGCCGCTGGCCGAAGCGCTGCGCCGCGAAGGCGCGCAAGGCGTGCCGATGGTCTTTGCCGAGGGCGAAACCGGCGCCGCGCGTTTTGCCGGCGGCGCGGGCCGCCACGGCGAGTTCGGGCGCTGA
- a CDS encoding AsmA-like C-terminal region-containing protein, protein MKHSVRRWLLGIAAVLVIGVGALVLVVRAKLPTDDEVAAKIAEGFEQRFGVPLKIGSAHWSLLPMPMLVLSDVATGQPRPITLRQVTLRLKLAPLLHRVIALDDVEIESLVLPSASVRAFRGKGPKPAEGAAPVALPAPWTLAPVPVERVRWRDLTWIDRRDIALAYDGDIVFDPQWRPRQARVERAGLASPLPPARLRLDREAGQDRWRTRIDVGGGTLNGVARFETLANGKLRVSAELDPRQVDIESLVQAFDRRTSVAGKVSGHSTLVAEAGSAEEVSALVRNLHTRTTFSVQPATLTKLDVAKAVSTAGISRGGRTQLDELTGTLDTQGTDNGVVLQYSNLKARSGVLTASGSLKLFNRKLDGEIAVDLVDGVVGVPLKIGGTVSDPELSLTGAALTGAAIGSAVLPGVGTAIGARIGQQVEKMFGGNKPKPKPSRPAPGR, encoded by the coding sequence ATGAAGCACTCCGTCCGCCGCTGGCTCCTCGGCATTGCCGCCGTCCTGGTGATCGGCGTCGGCGCCCTGGTTCTGGTGGTGCGCGCGAAGCTGCCCACCGACGACGAGGTGGCCGCGAAGATCGCCGAAGGCTTCGAGCAGCGCTTCGGCGTGCCGCTGAAGATAGGCAGCGCCCACTGGTCGCTGCTGCCGATGCCCATGCTGGTGCTGTCCGACGTCGCCACCGGGCAACCCCGGCCCATCACCCTGCGGCAGGTCACACTGCGGCTCAAGCTGGCTCCGCTGCTGCACCGCGTCATTGCGCTGGACGATGTCGAGATCGAAAGCCTGGTGCTGCCCAGCGCGTCGGTGCGGGCCTTTCGCGGCAAGGGGCCCAAGCCCGCCGAGGGCGCGGCGCCCGTGGCGCTGCCGGCACCGTGGACCCTGGCACCGGTGCCTGTGGAACGGGTGCGCTGGCGCGACCTGACCTGGATCGACCGGCGCGACATCGCGCTGGCCTACGACGGCGACATCGTCTTCGACCCCCAGTGGCGCCCGCGCCAGGCCCGGGTGGAGCGCGCCGGCCTGGCGTCGCCCTTGCCGCCTGCGCGCCTGCGGCTGGACCGCGAAGCGGGGCAGGACCGCTGGCGCACCCGCATCGACGTGGGCGGCGGCACCTTGAACGGCGTCGCGCGCTTCGAGACCCTGGCCAACGGCAAGCTGCGCGTGTCGGCCGAGCTCGACCCGCGCCAGGTCGACATCGAAAGCCTGGTGCAGGCCTTCGACCGCCGCACTTCGGTGGCCGGCAAGGTCTCCGGCCATTCCACGCTGGTGGCCGAGGCGGGCAGCGCCGAGGAGGTGAGCGCGCTGGTCCGCAACCTGCACACCCGCACCACCTTCTCGGTGCAGCCCGCCACGCTCACCAAGCTGGACGTGGCCAAGGCGGTGAGCACCGCCGGCATCAGCCGCGGCGGCCGCACGCAACTGGACGAGCTCACGGGCACGCTCGACACCCAGGGCACCGACAACGGCGTGGTGCTGCAGTACTCCAACCTCAAGGCCCGCTCGGGCGTGCTCACCGCAAGCGGCAGCCTGAAGCTGTTCAACCGCAAGCTCGACGGCGAGATCGCGGTGGACCTGGTCGACGGCGTGGTCGGCGTGCCGCTCAAGATAGGCGGCACTGTGAGCGACCCCGAGCTCTCGCTGACAGGTGCCGCGCTCACCGGCGCGGCCATCGGCAGCGCGGTGCTGCCGGGCGTGGGCACGGCCATCGGCGCGCGCATAGGGCAGCAGGTGGAGAAGATGTTCGGCGGCAACAAGCCGAAGCCGAAGCCGTCCAGGCCCGCGCCGGGGCGCTGA
- a CDS encoding hotdog fold thioesterase: MRIWKKEISVEELTRNHVGTAVSTLGMEFLEVGDDFIRARCPVDERTRQPYGILHGGVSVVLAETLGSCGAHYSAPEGDRAVGLDINANHIRSVTSGWVIGTARPVHRGRTTQVWQIDLTNEAGELTCVSRITMAVLQPR, translated from the coding sequence ATGCGTATCTGGAAAAAAGAAATCTCCGTCGAGGAGCTGACCCGCAACCACGTCGGCACCGCCGTCTCGACGCTGGGCATGGAGTTCCTGGAGGTGGGCGACGACTTCATCCGCGCCCGCTGCCCGGTCGACGAGCGCACCCGCCAGCCCTACGGCATCCTGCACGGCGGCGTGTCGGTGGTGCTGGCCGAAACGCTGGGTTCCTGCGGCGCCCACTACTCCGCCCCCGAAGGCGACCGCGCGGTGGGGCTGGACATCAACGCGAACCACATCCGCTCGGTCACCAGCGGCTGGGTCATCGGCACGGCGCGGCCGGTGCACCGGGGCCGCACCACGCAGGTCTGGCAGATCGACCTGACCAACGAAGCGGGCGAGCTGACCTGCGTCTCGCGCATCACGATGGCGGTGCTGCAGCCGCGCTGA
- a CDS encoding solute carrier family 23 protein: MFNWTERPASALANGAVIAPDERLPWLQTGAMGVQHVIAMFGATVLAPILMGFSPNIAILMSGIGTLIFYFVTGGKVPSYLGSSFAFIGVVIAASGYAGKGPNANIAVALGGIVACGVVYILIGAIVQAVGTGWIERFMPPVVTGAVVAVIGLNLAGVPIKNMAASNFDSWMQAVTFLCVGLVAVFTRGMLQRLLILVGLILATLVYAVLTNGMGLGKPVDLSGIANAAWVGLPTFTAPVFTANAMLLIAPVAIILVAENLGHLKAVTAMTGRNLDAYMGRAFIGDGIATVVSGSAGGTGVTTYAENIGVMAATRIYSTAVFVVAALIALVLGFSPKFGALIQAIPLPVMGGVSIVVFGLIAIAGAKIWVDNKVDFSQNKNLIVAAITLIIGTGDFTLKFGDFALGGIGTATFGAIILYALLGRTKN; this comes from the coding sequence ATGTTCAACTGGACTGAACGGCCTGCGTCCGCACTGGCCAACGGCGCGGTCATCGCGCCCGACGAGCGGCTGCCCTGGCTGCAGACCGGCGCCATGGGCGTGCAGCACGTCATCGCCATGTTCGGCGCCACGGTGCTGGCGCCGATCCTGATGGGCTTCAGCCCCAACATCGCGATCCTGATGAGCGGCATCGGCACGCTCATCTTCTATTTCGTGACCGGCGGCAAGGTGCCCAGCTACCTGGGGTCGAGCTTCGCCTTCATCGGCGTGGTGATCGCGGCCAGCGGCTACGCGGGCAAGGGACCCAACGCCAACATCGCGGTGGCGCTGGGGGGCATCGTGGCCTGCGGGGTGGTTTACATCCTGATCGGGGCCATCGTGCAGGCCGTGGGCACGGGCTGGATCGAGCGCTTCATGCCGCCGGTGGTCACTGGCGCGGTGGTGGCGGTGATCGGGCTCAACCTGGCGGGCGTGCCGATCAAGAACATGGCGGCCAGCAACTTCGATTCGTGGATGCAGGCCGTGACCTTCCTGTGCGTCGGGCTGGTGGCGGTGTTCACGCGCGGCATGCTGCAGCGCCTGCTGATCCTGGTCGGGCTGATCCTGGCCACGCTGGTCTACGCGGTGCTGACCAACGGCATGGGGCTGGGCAAGCCTGTCGACCTGAGCGGCATCGCCAACGCGGCCTGGGTCGGCCTGCCGACCTTCACCGCGCCGGTGTTCACGGCCAACGCGATGCTGCTGATCGCCCCGGTGGCGATCATCCTGGTGGCGGAGAACCTCGGCCACCTGAAGGCGGTGACGGCCATGACCGGGCGCAACCTGGACGCCTACATGGGCCGCGCCTTCATCGGCGACGGCATCGCCACCGTGGTGAGCGGCAGCGCCGGCGGCACGGGCGTGACCACCTACGCCGAGAACATCGGCGTGATGGCCGCCACGCGCATCTACTCCACCGCAGTGTTCGTGGTGGCGGCGCTCATTGCGCTGGTGCTGGGCTTCAGCCCGAAGTTCGGCGCGCTGATCCAGGCGATTCCGCTGCCGGTGATGGGCGGCGTGAGCATCGTGGTGTTCGGCTTGATCGCCATTGCCGGCGCCAAGATCTGGGTCGACAACAAGGTGGACTTCTCGCAGAACAAGAACCTGATCGTGGCGGCCATCACGCTGATCATCGGCACCGGCGACTTCACGCTGAAGTTCGGCGACTTCGCCCTGGGCGGCATCGGGACCGCCACCTTCGGCGCGATCATCCTGTACGCGCTGCTGGGCCGCACGAAGAACTGA